Proteins co-encoded in one Terriglobia bacterium genomic window:
- a CDS encoding lactonase family protein gives MRAGKLKAFYGGIAFLAVCAAGFLSGCASGHKQFVYVTGPGTNETFEFRAQSDGSLVPLGTPNFPVGSNPVALAPHTSGDFLYIADFSGNDVTLLDINQSNGNLSVPVSTSIVSPVNPANIFATDKGPVSLAMSPASPFLYAVNQTAGNVTGYTVDPGSGSLGVIQGTTSSPASPFPIQPVSHPSAVAIAPAGNFLFVANGTEGTIAVFSIGGNGALAQAGLPVSVGAGATPASIAVEHSGRFLYVTDSANNAVVGFAIQGNGTLTPISGSPFATGLTPLGLGIDPQGALLFVANSGSNNVSAFAIDSSTGALGAVNGSPFPTGGVGPSAVAVDSDTNFVYVTEQTSHDIAAFAIASNGALGAVKGSPFGVATSARAITVVRR, from the coding sequence ATGAGGGCAGGGAAGTTGAAGGCCTTTTACGGCGGAATAGCGTTTTTAGCGGTCTGTGCGGCCGGCTTTTTGAGCGGATGCGCCAGCGGGCACAAGCAGTTTGTGTATGTAACGGGCCCGGGGACGAATGAGACGTTTGAGTTCCGCGCACAATCCGATGGATCGCTGGTGCCTTTGGGGACGCCGAATTTCCCTGTCGGGTCGAATCCGGTGGCGCTGGCCCCGCATACTTCCGGCGACTTCCTTTATATAGCCGACTTTTCCGGCAATGACGTGACCCTGCTGGATATTAACCAGAGCAACGGTAATCTTTCTGTCCCGGTAAGCACCAGCATTGTTTCTCCGGTGAACCCGGCCAATATTTTTGCCACCGATAAAGGACCAGTTTCCCTGGCCATGTCGCCGGCGTCACCTTTTCTATATGCGGTGAACCAGACAGCCGGCAATGTGACGGGTTACACAGTGGACCCGGGCAGTGGAAGCCTGGGCGTTATCCAGGGTACGACGAGTTCGCCGGCTTCGCCGTTCCCGATCCAGCCGGTGTCGCATCCTTCTGCTGTGGCGATTGCGCCCGCGGGCAACTTCCTGTTTGTGGCGAATGGCACGGAAGGGACCATTGCTGTTTTTAGTATCGGCGGAAATGGAGCGCTGGCGCAGGCAGGATTGCCGGTATCAGTGGGTGCGGGCGCCACGCCGGCTTCAATCGCAGTGGAACACTCCGGCCGCTTTCTTTATGTGACGGATTCAGCCAACAACGCGGTTGTGGGATTTGCCATTCAGGGCAATGGAACGCTGACTCCGATCAGCGGCTCGCCTTTTGCCACTGGTTTAACGCCGCTTGGGCTTGGCATTGATCCGCAGGGAGCGCTCCTGTTTGTGGCCAACAGCGGATCGAATAACGTTTCTGCCTTTGCGATTGATTCCAGCACCGGCGCGCTGGGCGCGGTGAACGGATCTCCCTTCCCCACCGGCGGCGTTGGACCTTCAGCCGTTGCCGTGGACTCAGATACGAATTTTGTCTATGTAACGGAGCAGACGAGTCATGACATTGCGGCGTTTGCGATTGCCTCGAACGGCGCGCTGGGGGCGGTGAAGGGATCGCCGTTTGGCGTGGCCACCTCAGCCAGGGCAATTACCGTGGTGCGGCGATAG